In the Arthrobacter sp. CDRTa11 genome, CAGAGGCTCAGCTGGGTGAGGATGCGCCCCTTGTCGGGGATTTCGCTGGCCAGGACGTGATCAAACGCGCTGATGCGGTCGCTTGCCACCACCAACACACAGTCCTGCCCCACCTGCTGGCGGATGGATTCGTCCACCGGCTCGTACAGGTCCCGGACTTTGCCGGAGTAGACGTGCTGCCATCCCGGCAGGTCCAAGGTCTTCGTGTGCAGGCCGGCTTTGGCGGCGTTGCCGGTTTCGTAATTTTCAGTCATGCTATGCCTTTGTCTTTGTCACGGGCAGTGACCCGGTTGCACTGGCTACCTTGATCTCGCCACGGGCGGCCTTGCCGCCGATGTCCGTCCGGAACTGGGAGCCTTCCAGCTGAACCAGTTCCACGCCGTCGTACGCCTTTTCACGAGCCTCCACGAGGTCGCTGCCGAGCGCAACCACGGCGAGCACCCGGCCGCCGGCCGAGACCACCTTGCCTTGCTCGTCCAGCGAGGTGCCCGCGTGGATCACGTGGACGCCCTCGAGTTCGTCAATTTTCTTCAGCCCGCGGATCCGGTCACCGGTGCGCGGGGTGTCCGGGTAATTTTCGGACGCGACGACGACGGCGACAGCGGTCTCCTTGGACCAGCGCAGCTCTTCCGCCTGGTCCAGTTCCCCTTTGGCGGCCGCCAACAGCAGCGCACCGAGCGGCGTCTTGAGGCGGGCCAGCACGGCCTGCGTTTCCGGATCGCCGAAGCGGACGTTGAACTCGATCACACGGGTTCCGCGGGAGGTCAGGGCCAGGCCAACGAACAGCACGCCTACAAAGGGAGTGCCACGGCGGGCCATCTCGTTGACGGTGGGCTGCGCCACGCGGTCAATGACCTCCTGGACCAGGCCTTCAGGCGCCCACTCCAGTGGAGTGTAGGCACCCATTCCGCCGGTGTTGGGGCCTTCATCGTTGTCAAAGATGCGCTTGAAGTCCTGAGCCGGGGACAGAGCCACGGTGTTGCGGCCATCGCAGAGGACAAAGATGGAAACTTCCGGACCGTCCAGGAATTCCTCAATCACCACGGTGCCGCCGGCATCGAAGCATGCCTGTGCATGGGCGAGGGCCTCATCACGGTTGTTGGTGACCACCACGCCCTTGCCTGCGGCCAGGCCGTCGTCCTTCACCACATAGGGTGCGCCGAAGGTATCCAGCGCCGACTCTGCTTCCTCAGCGTTGGCCGCCACCATTGCCATGGCCGTGGGCACGCCGGCTTCCGCCATGACTTCTTTGGCAAACGCTTTGGAGGCCTCCAGCTGG is a window encoding:
- the purD gene encoding phosphoribosylamine--glycine ligase; translated protein: MKVLVIGPGGREHAIVRSLLADPNVSEVHSAPGNAGISKLVPTYNINGNDPEAVAALATKLAVDLVVVGPEAPLAAGVADAVREAGIPVFGPSKAAAQLEASKAFAKEVMAEAGVPTAMAMVAANAEEAESALDTFGAPYVVKDDGLAAGKGVVVTNNRDEALAHAQACFDAGGTVVIEEFLDGPEVSIFVLCDGRNTVALSPAQDFKRIFDNDEGPNTGGMGAYTPLEWAPEGLVQEVIDRVAQPTVNEMARRGTPFVGVLFVGLALTSRGTRVIEFNVRFGDPETQAVLARLKTPLGALLLAAAKGELDQAEELRWSKETAVAVVVASENYPDTPRTGDRIRGLKKIDELEGVHVIHAGTSLDEQGKVVSAGGRVLAVVALGSDLVEAREKAYDGVELVQLEGSQFRTDIGGKAARGEIKVASATGSLPVTKTKA